A genomic segment from Actinoplanes sichuanensis encodes:
- the urtB gene encoding urea ABC transporter permease subunit UrtB codes for MDALIAPLLNGSAQGALLLLAALGLSLTFGQMGVINMAHGEFLMLGAFAAYLVQQVITATDLSIPVALPVAFVVAGLFGLLLEVTIIQWMYRRPLDTLLVTVGVSLILQQAALQIFPSQGVPVEKPGWLDGQLNILGYDWPLRQLFTILLATVCVAALSAWLKYTSFGRRIRATVHNRDLAETSGISTRTIDRLTFFAGSGLAGVAGVAASLIGGTNSQMGAQYIIPAFLVVAAGGIGQLKGTIIAAWAVGVALAYFAYWTTGSLAQVLAFILVIVFLQLRPQGLFTVRTRSLA; via the coding sequence GTGGACGCACTGATCGCACCGCTGCTGAACGGCAGCGCACAGGGTGCGCTGCTCCTGCTCGCCGCGCTGGGCCTCTCGCTCACCTTCGGGCAGATGGGCGTGATCAACATGGCCCACGGCGAGTTCCTCATGCTCGGCGCCTTCGCCGCCTACCTCGTCCAGCAGGTCATCACCGCCACCGACCTGTCGATCCCGGTCGCGCTGCCGGTCGCGTTCGTCGTCGCCGGCCTGTTCGGCCTCCTGCTGGAGGTCACCATCATCCAGTGGATGTACCGCAGGCCCCTGGACACCCTGCTCGTCACGGTCGGTGTCAGCCTGATCCTGCAGCAGGCGGCGCTGCAGATCTTCCCGTCCCAGGGCGTCCCGGTGGAGAAGCCCGGATGGCTCGACGGGCAGCTGAACATCCTCGGCTACGACTGGCCGCTCCGGCAGCTGTTCACCATCCTGCTCGCGACGGTCTGCGTCGCCGCGCTGTCGGCCTGGCTCAAGTACACCTCGTTCGGCCGCCGCATCCGGGCGACCGTGCACAACCGGGACCTCGCCGAGACCTCCGGGATCTCCACACGCACCATCGACCGCCTCACCTTCTTCGCCGGATCGGGCCTGGCCGGCGTCGCCGGCGTGGCCGCGTCACTCATCGGCGGCACGAACTCCCAGATGGGCGCGCAGTACATCATCCCGGCCTTCCTCGTCGTCGCCGCCGGAGGCATCGGCCAGCTCAAGGGCACCATCATCGCCGCGTGGGCGGTGGGCGTCGCGCTCGCGTACTTCGCCTACTGGACGACCGGCAGCCTGGCGCAGGTGCTCGCCTTCATCCTCGTGATCGTCTTCCTGCAGCTGCGCCCGCAGGGCCTGTTCACGGTGCGAACCAGGAGTCTGGCATGA
- the urtC gene encoding urea ABC transporter permease subunit UrtC, which yields MTKKPWISLSGIGVFAVLLLAVAPLVLTDHWLNNLGKYCCWAIAAVGIGLAWGRGGMLVMGQGVFFALGAYSMAMHLTLETAGDRIPGFMVLYDPLAPLPAFWEPFRSAGFTLLAIVLLPVVMAGILGYALFKRRVKGAYFAILTQALAVALATLISSTIRETGGDTGLSDFKYFFGFVLNDPANKVMVFLIAAGLLVVCLLAVWQLYRSRFGELLVATRDAEERVRFLGYDPANVKLVAFVVSALMASIGGAMFVPIVGIITPAEIGAAASILMIAGVAFGGRASLFGPALGAMAVGWGQSSLGSTWPEGWTYILGLLFIVVILFLPNGLSSLPARFTGRARRKPVDQPATAPVVAELEEVRS from the coding sequence ATGACAAAGAAGCCTTGGATCTCCCTCAGCGGCATCGGGGTGTTCGCCGTCCTGCTCCTCGCCGTCGCTCCCCTCGTCCTCACCGATCACTGGCTCAACAATCTCGGCAAGTACTGCTGCTGGGCCATCGCCGCGGTCGGCATCGGCCTGGCGTGGGGCCGGGGCGGGATGCTCGTGATGGGTCAGGGGGTGTTCTTCGCTCTCGGCGCCTACTCGATGGCCATGCACCTCACGCTGGAGACCGCCGGTGACCGGATCCCCGGGTTCATGGTGCTCTACGACCCGCTCGCACCGCTTCCGGCGTTCTGGGAACCGTTCCGCAGCGCGGGGTTCACCCTGCTGGCGATCGTGCTGCTCCCGGTGGTCATGGCCGGCATCCTCGGGTACGCGCTGTTCAAGCGCCGGGTGAAGGGCGCGTACTTCGCGATCCTGACGCAGGCGCTCGCCGTCGCGCTGGCCACCCTGATCAGTTCCACGATCCGCGAGACCGGCGGCGACACCGGGCTCAGCGACTTCAAGTACTTCTTCGGCTTCGTGCTGAACGACCCGGCCAACAAGGTCATGGTGTTCCTCATCGCGGCCGGGCTCCTCGTCGTGTGCCTGCTCGCGGTCTGGCAGCTCTACCGCAGCCGCTTCGGTGAGCTGCTCGTCGCCACCCGGGACGCCGAGGAGCGGGTGCGCTTCCTCGGCTACGACCCGGCCAACGTCAAGCTCGTCGCCTTCGTCGTCTCCGCGCTGATGGCAAGCATCGGCGGTGCGATGTTCGTACCCATCGTCGGCATCATCACCCCGGCCGAGATCGGCGCCGCCGCCTCGATCCTGATGATCGCGGGTGTCGCCTTCGGCGGCCGTGCCTCGCTCTTCGGCCCCGCGCTCGGCGCGATGGCGGTCGGTTGGGGACAGTCCAGCCTCGGCTCGACCTGGCCCGAAGGCTGGACCTACATCCTCGGCCTGCTGTTCATCGTCGTCATCCTCTTCCTGCCGAACGGGCTGTCGTCGCTGCCGGCCAGGTTCACGGGGCGAGCCCGCCGGAAGCCCGTCGACCAGCCCGCCACGGCACCGGTCGTCGCCGAACTCGAAGAGGTCAGGTCATGA
- the urtD gene encoding urea ABC transporter ATP-binding protein UrtD, translating to MTDSLVVTDLRVEFSGFVAVDGVSFDAHPGEVRFLIGPNGAGKTTCIDAVTGLVKGTGSARLGEKELLGRQVHRIVRLGVGRTFQTASVFDELTVLQNLDIAAGRHRSPLSLLRTRRGVDPSIEQALEETGLTGELTTPAGILSHGQKQWLEIAMLLVQDAKVLLLDEPVAGMSQDERTATGELLQRIAAKRIVLVVEHDMDFMRRYATRVTVLHQGRVLAQGAVAEVQADPRVQEVYLGTADAMTEG from the coding sequence ATGACCGATTCGCTTGTCGTCACGGATCTCCGCGTCGAGTTCTCCGGCTTCGTCGCGGTCGACGGAGTCAGTTTCGACGCGCACCCCGGCGAGGTCAGATTCCTCATCGGACCGAACGGCGCCGGCAAGACGACCTGCATCGACGCCGTCACCGGGCTGGTCAAGGGCACCGGGTCGGCGAGGCTCGGCGAGAAGGAACTGCTCGGCAGACAGGTACACCGGATCGTCCGCCTCGGGGTCGGCCGCACGTTCCAGACCGCGAGCGTCTTCGACGAGCTCACCGTGCTGCAGAACCTGGACATCGCCGCCGGGCGCCACCGCTCCCCGCTCTCACTCCTGCGGACCAGACGTGGCGTCGACCCGTCGATCGAGCAGGCGCTGGAGGAGACCGGACTCACCGGCGAGCTCACCACGCCGGCCGGCATCCTGTCGCACGGCCAGAAGCAGTGGCTGGAGATCGCGATGCTGCTCGTGCAGGACGCGAAGGTGCTGCTGCTCGACGAACCCGTCGCGGGTATGAGCCAGGACGAGCGCACCGCGACCGGCGAGCTTCTCCAGCGCATCGCGGCGAAGCGGATCGTGCTCGTGGTCGAGCACGACATGGACTTCATGCGCCGGTACGCCACCCGCGTGACGGTGCTGCACCAGGGCCGGGTACTCGCACAGGGCGCGGTGGCCGAGGTGCAGGCCGATCCCCGGGTGCAGGAGGTCTACCTCGGCACCGCAGACGCCATGACGGAGGGCTGA
- a CDS encoding ATP-binding cassette domain-containing protein, which translates to MLELTDIEAGYGRTRVLHGVTVPTGRVVAVLGHNGAGKSTLLRLAIGLIKPSKGRVVFDGADVTSLAPNQRVARGMAYVPQGQQSFGQLTTLENLQLVADGRRGGRALIDAQLARFPALEQFAARKAGLLSGGQRQQLAIARALITEPKLLILDEPTEGIQPTIVAEIEQTIMQLADEGINVLLVEQHIGFALEAAERYVVLASGHVTRTGEGGKAATSTVRAAMAI; encoded by the coding sequence ATGCTGGAACTCACCGACATCGAAGCCGGCTACGGCCGTACCCGGGTGCTGCACGGCGTGACGGTGCCGACCGGCCGGGTGGTGGCCGTGCTCGGCCACAACGGCGCCGGCAAGTCGACCCTGTTGCGTCTCGCGATCGGCCTGATCAAGCCGTCGAAGGGCCGGGTGGTGTTCGACGGTGCGGACGTCACGTCGCTCGCCCCCAACCAGCGCGTCGCTCGCGGCATGGCGTACGTGCCGCAGGGTCAGCAGTCGTTCGGGCAGCTCACCACGCTGGAGAATCTCCAGCTCGTCGCCGACGGGCGCCGGGGCGGCCGGGCCCTGATCGACGCGCAGCTGGCTCGCTTCCCGGCACTGGAGCAGTTCGCCGCCCGGAAGGCGGGCCTGCTCTCCGGCGGGCAGCGCCAACAGCTCGCCATCGCCCGCGCCCTCATCACCGAGCCGAAGCTGCTCATCCTCGACGAGCCGACCGAGGGCATCCAGCCCACGATCGTCGCCGAGATCGAGCAGACCATCATGCAGCTGGCCGACGAGGGCATCAACGTGCTGCTCGTCGAGCAGCACATCGGCTTCGCCCTCGAGGCCGCCGAGCGCTATGTCGTGCTCGCCTCAGGCCACGTCACCCGGACCGGAGAGGGGGGCAAGGCGGCGACCTCCACCGTGCGAGCAGCCATGGCGATCTGA
- a CDS encoding purine-cytosine permease family protein — translation MTHTRNAVVTPDREICPVSTDNARAAAEDSLEDYAFRYVPRTFRRWSAASVGATALGSIAFLADFSIGASIGIDHGTANAVLGIVFASVIIVIVGVPVAYYAARYNLDLDLIARGSGFGYYGSIITTVIFAGFTCIFFALEGAIMAQGLQVATGMPLWLGYLVSTVVVIPIVIYGMRALERLQFWTTPLWLALALLPLLWIVVSDPEAVRAFTSFTGDSDGSISFGAVVSSAAVCFALTPQLAEQIDYIRAMPPRTPSNTRSWWTSFAFAGPGWVVFSGTKQVIGVFLAVYLLVRVEPTLGHQATEPVKQFVVMYQTLLPDWLAIVLALVLIVVAQVKINVTNAYSGSLAWSNVFTRVAKHYPGRTIFVLFNLVIAYVLMMLDVFTLISFVLSLYANVVMAWLVTIATDIAINKWVLRISPRFPEFRRGMLHDWNPVGPVSVGLASVLSLLAFAGVFGAAVKPFSVLIAIGVAVVATPVTALATRGRYYLRRRSDGIDSPRFDVHGNPSGERLRCHVTGYTFERPDMLASAERGPHGEVQYVSSLALTLDDSDHYVLPPEVTGPPHRTAARKRET, via the coding sequence ATGACTCACACCCGCAACGCCGTCGTAACACCGGACCGCGAAATTTGCCCTGTGTCGACGGACAACGCGCGCGCGGCCGCAGAGGACAGCCTGGAGGACTACGCCTTCCGCTATGTGCCGCGCACCTTCCGGCGCTGGAGCGCGGCCTCCGTCGGTGCGACCGCGCTCGGGTCCATCGCGTTCCTCGCCGACTTCTCGATCGGCGCGAGCATCGGCATCGACCACGGCACCGCCAACGCCGTGCTCGGCATCGTGTTCGCGTCGGTCATCATCGTCATCGTCGGCGTGCCGGTCGCCTACTACGCCGCCCGGTACAACCTGGACCTCGACCTGATCGCCCGCGGCTCGGGATTCGGCTACTACGGCTCCATCATCACGACGGTGATCTTCGCCGGCTTCACCTGCATCTTCTTCGCCCTGGAGGGCGCCATCATGGCGCAGGGGCTGCAGGTGGCGACGGGGATGCCGCTGTGGCTCGGTTATCTCGTCTCGACCGTCGTCGTGATCCCGATCGTCATCTACGGCATGCGCGCACTGGAGCGCCTGCAGTTCTGGACGACGCCGCTGTGGCTCGCCCTCGCCCTGCTGCCGCTGCTGTGGATCGTCGTCTCCGACCCCGAGGCGGTCCGCGCCTTCACGTCGTTCACCGGTGACTCCGACGGCTCGATCAGCTTCGGGGCCGTGGTCTCGAGTGCGGCGGTGTGCTTCGCCCTCACCCCGCAGCTGGCGGAGCAGATCGACTACATCCGCGCCATGCCACCCCGCACGCCGTCGAACACCCGCTCCTGGTGGACGTCGTTCGCGTTCGCCGGCCCGGGTTGGGTCGTCTTCAGCGGCACCAAGCAGGTGATCGGGGTGTTTCTCGCGGTCTATCTCCTGGTGAGGGTCGAACCCACGCTCGGGCACCAGGCGACCGAACCGGTCAAGCAATTCGTCGTGATGTATCAGACCCTCCTCCCCGACTGGCTCGCGATCGTGCTCGCCCTGGTGCTCATCGTGGTGGCGCAGGTGAAGATCAACGTGACGAACGCGTACTCGGGCTCGCTCGCGTGGTCGAACGTGTTCACCCGGGTGGCGAAGCACTACCCGGGCCGCACGATCTTCGTCCTGTTCAACCTCGTGATCGCGTATGTGCTGATGATGTTGGACGTCTTCACCCTCATCTCCTTCGTGCTGAGCCTCTACGCGAACGTCGTGATGGCGTGGCTCGTGACGATCGCCACCGATATCGCGATCAACAAGTGGGTGCTGCGCATCTCGCCGCGTTTCCCCGAGTTCCGCCGCGGCATGCTGCACGACTGGAACCCGGTCGGGCCGGTGTCGGTGGGGCTCGCCTCGGTGCTGTCGCTGCTCGCGTTCGCCGGGGTGTTCGGCGCCGCCGTCAAGCCGTTCTCGGTGCTCATCGCGATCGGCGTCGCGGTCGTGGCCACGCCGGTCACGGCCCTCGCCACGCGCGGGCGCTACTACCTGCGCCGCCGCTCCGACGGCATCGACTCCCCCCGATTCGACGTCCACGGCAACCCCTCCGGCGAGCGGCTGCGCTGCCATGTCACCGGCTACACCTTCGAGCGGCCGGATATGCTGGCCTCGGCCGAGAGAGGACCGCACGGCGAAGTGCAGTACGTCTCGTCGCTGGCGCTCACGCTCGACGATTCCGATCACTACGTGCTCCCGCCGGAAGTCACCGGGCCACCGCACCGGACGGCCGCCCGAAAGAGGGAGACGTGA
- a CDS encoding TetR/AcrR family transcriptional regulator, with product MEEPVDTATAILASAAVLLRERTFDDISYRALADEVGISERTIYRQYPTRAHLLAALSNWIEQTRFPLPPFVTVSDFRAAVHERFRAFDASPAYAYVGARASAISPTLDTEPAHITRAIEAMLDVAAPTLNRRDRRRVAAALRYFSSAMFWARLRTGFDLDADEICDAFDRAVDTVLTRVPETTRAEP from the coding sequence ATGGAGGAGCCGGTCGACACGGCGACCGCGATTCTCGCGAGCGCCGCGGTGCTGCTGCGTGAGCGCACGTTCGACGACATCTCCTACCGGGCCCTGGCCGACGAGGTCGGCATCTCGGAGCGCACCATCTACCGCCAATACCCGACGCGCGCGCACCTGCTCGCCGCGCTCTCGAACTGGATCGAGCAGACCCGCTTCCCGCTGCCGCCGTTCGTGACCGTGTCCGATTTCCGCGCCGCCGTGCACGAGCGCTTCCGCGCCTTCGACGCGTCACCCGCGTACGCGTATGTCGGCGCGCGGGCGTCCGCGATCTCGCCGACACTCGACACCGAGCCGGCCCACATCACGCGTGCGATCGAGGCGATGCTCGACGTGGCGGCCCCGACGCTCAACCGGCGGGATCGGCGGCGGGTCGCGGCCGCCCTGCGCTACTTCTCGTCGGCGATGTTCTGGGCGCGACTGCGTACCGGATTCGACCTGGACGCCGACGAGATCTGCGACGCGTTCGACCGCGCCGTGGACACCGTGCTCACCCGGGTGCCCGAGACGACCCGGGCGGAGCCGTGA
- a CDS encoding TetR/AcrR family transcriptional regulator, translated as MSESVAVPSLSGTQEAILAAYAELIEELGSDDVSYRVIARRAGIAERTVFRNYPTRVDLLLATSAWIEATLFAREESHSIFDLPLAIREAMQRYDERPELAHVVAETAMRGVNGAAPSPGRAQLERLLDAEVPSLDPAQRRAVVAALSHLDSVGTWVTFRREFGMDRRDIADAAAWAAEAVLDRLRDRTTPA; from the coding sequence GTGAGCGAGTCGGTGGCGGTCCCGTCGCTGAGCGGCACGCAGGAGGCGATCCTCGCCGCCTACGCCGAACTGATCGAGGAGCTCGGCAGCGACGACGTGTCGTACCGGGTCATCGCGCGCCGAGCCGGCATCGCCGAGCGCACGGTGTTCCGCAACTATCCGACGCGCGTCGACCTGCTGCTGGCGACCTCGGCCTGGATCGAGGCGACGCTGTTCGCCCGCGAGGAGTCCCACTCGATCTTCGACCTTCCGCTCGCGATCCGCGAGGCGATGCAGCGGTACGACGAACGGCCGGAACTCGCACACGTCGTCGCCGAGACGGCGATGCGCGGCGTGAACGGCGCGGCGCCGTCGCCGGGCCGGGCGCAGCTCGAGCGGCTGCTGGACGCCGAGGTGCCGTCCCTCGACCCGGCGCAGCGCAGGGCGGTCGTCGCGGCGCTGTCCCACCTCGACTCCGTCGGGACCTGGGTGACGTTCCGTCGCGAGTTCGGCATGGACCGGCGAGACATCGCCGACGCCGCTGCGTGGGCGGCCGAGGCGGTGCTCGACCGCCTCCGCGACCGCACCACCCCGGCCTAG
- a CDS encoding SGNH/GDSL hydrolase family protein, whose protein sequence is MIRRWHVAALALLAVFALACDGAGRATPGASGKPEPTRSAAGYPASMVALGDSITAGLGACLAYVACTRNSWSTGTNEAIQSHYQRIRDKNDSIEGNAENLATPGAEADALEGQAERAVRLKPQYVTVLIGANDACAGRVQDMTPVDTFREQVDRGLARLRKGLPKARVLVVSIPDLYRLWQVGSENTKATEIWSRGGICPSMLADPTSTATADRERRESVRDRIDDYNTQLRQACREYGDRCRWDGGAAHRVRFAIDQLNRFDYFHPNAEGQKELADVVYPGRFTW, encoded by the coding sequence GTGATTCGTCGATGGCACGTCGCCGCTCTGGCCCTGCTCGCCGTCTTCGCGCTGGCCTGTGACGGGGCGGGCCGAGCCACCCCGGGCGCCTCCGGGAAGCCCGAGCCCACCCGGTCGGCAGCCGGTTACCCGGCCTCGATGGTGGCGCTCGGCGACTCGATCACCGCCGGGCTCGGTGCCTGTCTCGCCTATGTCGCCTGCACCCGCAACTCCTGGTCGACCGGGACGAACGAGGCGATTCAAAGCCATTACCAGCGCATTCGCGACAAGAACGACAGTATCGAGGGCAACGCCGAGAACCTCGCCACTCCCGGAGCCGAGGCCGACGCGCTGGAGGGCCAGGCCGAGCGGGCGGTCCGGTTGAAGCCGCAGTATGTGACGGTACTGATCGGGGCCAACGACGCGTGCGCCGGCCGGGTGCAGGACATGACGCCCGTCGACACCTTCCGGGAGCAGGTCGACCGCGGGCTGGCCCGGCTGCGCAAGGGGCTGCCGAAGGCGCGGGTCCTGGTGGTCAGCATCCCCGACCTCTACCGCCTCTGGCAGGTCGGCAGCGAGAACACCAAGGCCACCGAGATCTGGAGCCGGGGCGGTATCTGCCCGTCGATGCTGGCCGACCCGACCTCCACGGCCACCGCGGACCGGGAGCGGCGGGAGAGCGTCCGGGACCGGATCGACGATTACAACACCCAACTGCGACAAGCCTGCCGGGAGTACGGGGACCGCTGTCGCTGGGACGGCGGGGCCGCGCACCGGGTCCGTTTCGCCATCGATCAGCTCAACCGGTTCGACTACTTCCACCCGAACGCCGAGGGTCAGAAGGAACTGGCCGATGTGGTCTATCCCGGTCGTTTCACATGGTGA